The genomic interval GAGCGCCGCCCGGTCGGCGGCCCGCACGGTGTAGCGCACTTGCTGCTCCCCCATCCTGGCCAGCAGGTCCGTCAGCCTGCCGTCGAACCTCAGGACGCCCTTGTCGATCGCGAGCACGCGGTCGACGAACTTCTCGACCTCGGCGAGGATGTGGCTCGAGACCAGGACGGTGGTGCCTTCGGCCGCCACCTCCTTGAGGGACTCGCGGAACTCGGCGATGCCCGTCGGGTCGAGCCCGTTGGTCGGCTCGTCGAGGAGCAGGACCTGGGGGCGCCAGAGGAGCGCACGGGCGAGCGCCAGGCGTTGGCGCATGCCCTGCGAGTAGGCCTTGACCTTCTTGGAGGCGGCGTCCTGCATGCGGACGAAGGCGAGCGCCTCGTCGACACGCCCATCGGGCACGTCGCCGTGCAGCAAGGCGGCATGGCGCAGGTTGGCGCGCCCCGACAGGTACGGGTAGAAGGTCGGCTCCTCGATCATGGTGCCGACGCGCCGCAGCGTGGTGCCCGGCACCTCGGCACCGAGGACCTGGCAGGTGCCGGAGGTCGGTTTGACCAGCCCGGCGAGCATGCGCAGGGTGGTCGTCTTGCCGGCGCCGTTCGGGCCGAGGAAGCCGACGATCTCGCCCTGGGCGATGTCGAAGCTCAGTTCCGACACGGCGGCGACCGCCCCGTACCGTTTCGTGAGGCCGGTGGCCGTGATCGCGCTCATTCCGCTCTCTCCGCTCTCGTCATCAGGCTGCTTATCGCGTCCCGCGGGTCCTTCGCCTCGAACACCACGCTATAGACCTCGCGGCTGATCGGGAGCTCGACGCCGCTCCCAAGGATGGCGCCGTGGAGCGCCTTGACCGTCGGGACGCCCTCGGCGGTCAGGCCGCTC from Trueperaceae bacterium carries:
- a CDS encoding ATP-binding cassette domain-containing protein, with protein sequence MSAITATGLTKRYGAVAAVSELSFDIAQGEIVGFLGPNGAGKTTTLRMLAGLVKPTSGTCQVLGAEVPGTTLRRVGTMIEEPTFYPYLSGRANLRHAALLHGDVPDGRVDEALAFVRMQDAASKKVKAYSQGMRQRLALARALLWRPQVLLLDEPTNGLDPTGIAEFRESLKEVAAEGTTVLVSSHILAEVEKFVDRVLAIDKGVLRFDGRLTDLLARMGEQQVRYTVRAADRAALVAALERLGLGYTPNGSDGADVLVARDRSEGLVSDLVAQGVRVLAASVHGDDLEAAYLKLVNGQGRPA